The Candidatus Angelobacter sp. sequence TGCGCATCATCAACAATTGCGGACCGAACTGCTGGAGGGACCACGAGAGTTCGTCCGACTCGGCGTATTCGTTGACAAACGCGAACACGGTCAGGTTGCGCTCGGTGTCACGGATGACAGCGGGGTAATCCTCCAACTGAAACAGACAGATGTAGCGGTGGTGATACTGAATGGCCTCCTGTTGCAGCTTCGCGCAGTCGTCGGCTTTGAGCGTGAAGCCTTCGTCGCTGGCGCCGTGAATCCGCCGGTACTTTTCGAGTTTCGCCTGGTAATGCTGGAGGAGGGATTCATGGCCGAAGGGCCGCTTGCCGTCGGGCCGGCCGCTGGCGTTCATTTGCAACAGACCGAGGTCCACGCGCAACTGGATCTTTTCGGTCCCATCCTTTGATTTGAATCTCCTGACGGCGACCTCTCCCGGCTGGTAATCCCACTGCTCCAGAAAGTGAGAGATGTCAAAATTCATTCGCCGCAATATGTACGCCGTCATGCCTCAAGTCAACGGGCGAAGCGAACCGCAACGGTTTTTCCGCGGTGTATTGACGCGGCGGACGATCGTCGGAAAAACGCTTGTTTTCAGGCCGCTGGCCGCGGCGGAGTTCGCGGCCTGATAAATCAACCGGCGCGCGGCTGCTCTTGCGGCGGGATCTGCTGCCGACGGGTGGCGGTGTGCGAGCCGAAATTGTCCTTGAATAATCACCGCGGTGAAATACGTTCGCATCGGGCGGAAAAGAGGCTGTCCGCCCATTGAACAGTCAACAGGAGCACTGCCATGTCAACAAAGGCACTACCGAAACAGAAGGTGACCTTCTCCGTCCTGGCCCCCGAAGCGCAAAGCGTGAAGCTGGTTGGCGACTTCAGCGATTGGGAGCTTCACCCGGTGGAGTTGAGAAGGTTGAAAGACGGCCAATGGAAGGCAACACTGGCACTGACCGAGGGAGCGCACGAGTACCGATACCTCGTGGACGGTCAGTGGCGTGACGATCCCGCTTGCGCGACGCGTGTCCCGAACACATTCGGAGGCGAAAACTGCGTTCGCGTTGTGACGTGACGGAAGCGTGGCGTTGCGCTGTGGGCCGTGGTTCAATGGCTGGTCCGGGCCAGCGCCCGCTCGCGCTCCATCAACGTCGGGTGGGAATAATGAAATCCGCTGTAGAGCGGGTGGGGCGTGAGGTTGCTCAGGTTCTTTTCGTTCAGTTTGCGCAAGGCGCCGGTCAACGAGCGCGATTCACCCAGGGTGGCGGCGGCGAACGCGTCCGCCTGATACTCGAAGCGGCGCGACCAGAAATTTTGCAAGGGAGAAATCCAGAATGTAACCGCGCCGTACAAGAGAACAAAAACGAGCAGCGCGGGGGCGAGGTCGTCCGGTGGAAAGCCGAACGCGTCGTAGAACCAGTCCTGTTTTGCGAGCCAGGCGACGGCGTAAAGAGAGACAATCAGTCCGGCGGCCGACCACGCCAGCATTTTCGGGACGTGCCGCTTTTTGCAGTGGCCGACTTCGTGGGCCAGGACCGCCTCGAGTTCGGGTTCGGCCAGTTGCCCGATCAAGGTGTCAAACAGAACGATTTTCCGGAAACGTCCGAAGCCGGTGAAAAAGGCGTTCGAGTGGCGGGAACGTTTGCTGCCGTCCATGACTTGAATCGAGCGCGCGGCGAAGGCGGTCCGCCGGCCAAGTGCCAGCAGGCGCTCCCGCAGGGGGCCTTCCGGCAACGGGGTGAATTTGTTGAACAAGGGCAGGATCAGGACCGGCGCCAGCACGACCATCAATAGTTGAAACCCGAGCACGCACGCCCAGGCCCAGAGCCACCAACGTTCGCCCGTCCATTCGACCAGCTTCAACACGAGCGCCAACAACGGGCAACCCAGCGCCATCGCAAGCAGCGCGCCTTTGAGCCGGTCCAGCCACCAGGTTTTAAGAGTGGTGGTGTTGAAACCGAAACGGTCCTCGAGTTTGAACTGCGAATACCAGTCGAACGGCAGGCCGGGAATGGCCAGTGCAACCACAACCACGAAAAAAAACGCGGCTTGCGACCCTGCCGATGCGCCGAGCCAGCCCGTGAACAGCTTGTATCCCCAGGGCAGCACGCCACTGAACAGGGTGACGAGCAGAACGAGGGTGCTCCAGGTGGTTTCGATCGAGCTGAACCGGTCCTTCGCCATGGTGTATTCGACCGACCTGGCATAAGTCGGCTCGTCAACGACCCCGCGAAGCGGTTCGGGCACCGCATTGGAGTGAGCCAGCACGTGACGACGGTTAAGACTGGAAAACCCAAGCTCGGCCGCCCACCTGACGAGGATCAGCGCGCACGCGGTCAGAGAGGCGATATGCCCCGGATTCATTATCGCCGTGAAAGGTTTCGCTTTCGCGCCTCTTTGTCCAGTAACAGTTGATATTTCCTCGCGCAGCCGGTAAGAGAGGCCACATGGGCGCGCAATGGAAACAGGCCGGACGTGTGGCCAACGCCACAAAACGTGGACAGGCCATCGGCAAGGTCGTCCGCGAAATCATGATCGCGGCGAAGCTCGGCGGCCCCGATCCTGATCTCAACGCGAGGCTTTATGCGGCATTGGGGGCGGCCCGAAAGGCTTCCGTCCCGCGCGACACGATCGAGCGCGCCGTGAAGAAGGGCGCCGGCCAGACCGACGAAAAGATCACCTTCGAACTGGTGACCTACGAGGGCTTCGCGCCGCACAAGGTCCCGGTCATCGTGGAGTGTCTTACGGACAACCGCAACCGCACCGCGCCCGAAGTCCGGCATCTGTTTCGCGCCGGCTCGCTCGGTGCGCCGGGAAGTGTGGGCTTTTTCTTCGACCACGTCGGCGTCGTTGAAGCGATGCACGCGGAAAAGTCGCGCGATGCCGAGACCGACGCGATCGAGGCGGGCGCGCAAAATGTCGAGCCGCTGGAAACTGAGGAGATACCGGAGGGCCACAGTGGCGCGCGCTTCATCACGGAAATCAAAGACCTCGATGGCGTTTCCAAGTTTCTCACCAAGGCCGGCTGGAAGGTGACGGCGGCCGAAATGCGCTATGTCGCAAAGAGCCTTGTCGAATTGACGGAGGCACAGAAGAAGGTCGTCGCGGATTTTCTGAACGCGCTGGACGATCATGATGACGTCCACCGCGTTTACGCGGCAATCAGGTGAATCGCGTTCCGCTCCGGCCGGACATATCCCTTCGCATGGCACGCAAATCATCCCGCCACCTCCTGGATCAACCGGCCTGTGACCCTGCGATCTGGCCGTTGGATGAGAAGACGATCTGTCTCAACCACGGTTCATTCGGAAGTTGTCCGCGGCCGGTGCTCGATTTTCAGCGAAGAATCCGCGATCGCTTCGAACGACGCCCCATTCAGTTTTTCGTGCGCGACCTGGAGGCGCTTCTGGATGGCGCCCGCAACGTGCTGGCCGGCTTTCTCGGCTCGGCATCCGAGGACATCGTGTTCGTGCCGAACGCGACGGCGGGCGTGAACACGGTGTTACGCTCCTTGCGATTCCGGCGCGGGGACGAACTGCTCGTCACCGAC is a genomic window containing:
- a CDS encoding UvrB/UvrC motif-containing protein, with the protein product MNFDISHFLEQWDYQPGEVAVRRFKSKDGTEKIQLRVDLGLLQMNASGRPDGKRPFGHESLLQHYQAKLEKYRRIHGASDEGFTLKADDCAKLQQEAIQYHHRYICLFQLEDYPAVIRDTERNLTVFAFVNEYAESDELSWSLQQFGPQLLMMRIRARGMQALRDNKHEEAVEAIRDGLDEIRDFYRQHARQDLLDQSGEIHSLESWLQEIQNKRPLSEREKLEHALEEAVRQEDYEKAAQVRDALRNLKASP
- a CDS encoding isoamylase early set domain-containing protein, with the translated sequence MSTKALPKQKVTFSVLAPEAQSVKLVGDFSDWELHPVELRRLKDGQWKATLALTEGAHEYRYLVDGQWRDDPACATRVPNTFGGENCVRVVT
- a CDS encoding M48 family metallopeptidase encodes the protein MNPGHIASLTACALILVRWAAELGFSSLNRRHVLAHSNAVPEPLRGVVDEPTYARSVEYTMAKDRFSSIETTWSTLVLLVTLFSGVLPWGYKLFTGWLGASAGSQAAFFFVVVVALAIPGLPFDWYSQFKLEDRFGFNTTTLKTWWLDRLKGALLAMALGCPLLALVLKLVEWTGERWWLWAWACVLGFQLLMVVLAPVLILPLFNKFTPLPEGPLRERLLALGRRTAFAARSIQVMDGSKRSRHSNAFFTGFGRFRKIVLFDTLIGQLAEPELEAVLAHEVGHCKKRHVPKMLAWSAAGLIVSLYAVAWLAKQDWFYDAFGFPPDDLAPALLVFVLLYGAVTFWISPLQNFWSRRFEYQADAFAAATLGESRSLTGALRKLNEKNLSNLTPHPLYSGFHYSHPTLMERERALARTSH
- a CDS encoding YebC/PmpR family DNA-binding transcriptional regulator, which translates into the protein MGAQWKQAGRVANATKRGQAIGKVVREIMIAAKLGGPDPDLNARLYAALGAARKASVPRDTIERAVKKGAGQTDEKITFELVTYEGFAPHKVPVIVECLTDNRNRTAPEVRHLFRAGSLGAPGSVGFFFDHVGVVEAMHAEKSRDAETDAIEAGAQNVEPLETEEIPEGHSGARFITEIKDLDGVSKFLTKAGWKVTAAEMRYVAKSLVELTEAQKKVVADFLNALDDHDDVHRVYAAIR